The following coding sequences are from one candidate division WOR-3 bacterium window:
- a CDS encoding MFS transporter gives MLKFIHGKFIKAIAIYAGSLKLFSRNAKLFLAGSFFVGMGFSGFTLLFNLYLKSIDIDETGIGHIITATTMGTLLMAIPASILIRKISIKKILLLSTPLTIFTYFIQIVGFNYNMIITGGILSGIFTVFFQIAAAPFFMRNSTPKERPYLFSMNFAAQLIAGVLGSVIGGFLPGIIARLGLVPHVTYRYTLFIFGGLVLIALLPYLLIRECSEKEIKNDKFKFKTEKKVVVRLFLPNLVTGLGAGLSIPFINLYFDELFSASTKMIGIVFAGSQFLMISGILLSPLLAEKLGKIKTVVYSQFLSIPFLLIMGMTTNFYFAVLAFLVRAALMNMAQPLFTNYAMEQVHKDEQPLTNALLVIAWTAGRGVSASIGGFLIERFSYTLPFFTTSALYLVSSLLILGFFGLTRKSDREVDVQGPI, from the coding sequence ATGCTGAAATTCATACACGGAAAATTCATCAAGGCGATAGCGATATACGCAGGAAGCCTGAAACTGTTTTCGAGAAACGCCAAGCTTTTCTTGGCTGGCTCTTTTTTCGTCGGTATGGGTTTTTCGGGGTTTACGCTTCTTTTTAACCTCTATTTGAAATCTATAGACATAGACGAAACGGGAATCGGGCACATAATCACCGCGACCACCATGGGTACGCTTTTAATGGCAATTCCTGCCTCGATTCTGATAAGAAAAATATCGATAAAGAAAATTCTTCTTCTTTCTACACCTTTGACTATTTTCACGTACTTCATACAGATCGTCGGGTTCAACTACAACATGATAATCACCGGCGGAATACTATCGGGTATTTTCACAGTTTTTTTTCAAATAGCCGCCGCACCTTTTTTCATGAGAAATTCCACGCCAAAAGAAAGACCTTACCTTTTCAGTATGAACTTCGCCGCTCAACTCATAGCCGGGGTTCTCGGAAGCGTCATAGGGGGTTTTCTGCCAGGAATTATAGCGAGACTCGGACTTGTTCCGCACGTAACATACCGTTACACGCTTTTTATATTCGGTGGTCTTGTTCTAATCGCTTTACTGCCGTATCTTCTGATCAGGGAATGTTCTGAAAAGGAAATTAAAAACGACAAGTTCAAGTTCAAAACAGAGAAAAAAGTTGTTGTCCGATTGTTCCTTCCGAACCTGGTGACCGGTTTAGGCGCGGGGTTGAGTATCCCGTTCATAAATCTATACTTCGATGAGTTGTTTTCCGCCTCGACAAAAATGATTGGCATCGTATTCGCCGGCTCCCAGTTTTTGATGATATCTGGTATTCTTTTATCTCCACTGCTCGCTGAAAAACTCGGTAAGATAAAAACCGTAGTCTATTCACAGTTTCTGTCTATCCCTTTTCTTTTAATCATGGGGATGACAACTAATTTTTACTTCGCGGTCCTCGCTTTTCTAGTCCGAGCGGCACTCATGAACATGGCTCAGCCCCTTTTCACCAACTACGCTATGGAACAGGTACACAAGGATGAACAGCCCCTGACCAATGCTTTGCTGGTAATTGCCTGGACGGCAGGCAGGGGCGTCAGTGCGAGTATAGGCGGATTTCTAATCGAGAGGTTTTCATACACCCTGCCCTTTTTTACAACAAGCGCATTGTATCTGGTTTCAAGCCTTTTGATACTTGGGTTTTTCGGACTGACACGCAAATCTGACAGAGAAGTTGATGTTCAAGGGCCAATATAA
- a CDS encoding DUF4342 domain-containing protein, whose product MENNSNQERFEVKADELVKKINEILKEGNAKKIIIQNEKGETVAEFPLTVGVVGIFLSPMLAAAGAIAALATKCTIIVEKRQSQKKE is encoded by the coding sequence GTGGAAAACAACTCCAATCAGGAAAGATTCGAAGTAAAAGCCGACGAACTCGTAAAAAAAATCAATGAAATTCTGAAAGAAGGCAACGCAAAAAAAATCATAATTCAAAACGAAAAAGGGGAAACTGTCGCAGAGTTTCCCCTTACGGTAGGCGTCGTCGGCATTTTCCTTTCTCCAATGCTCGCGGCCGCGGGCGCAATAGCGGCTCTGGCTACAAAATGCACTATTATTGTCGAAAAAAGACAATCCCAAAAAAAGGAATAA